Genomic DNA from Jonesia denitrificans DSM 20603:
ACACCTCAAGCTATTTTGTGGGACATGGACGGTACCCTCATCGACTCTGAACCCTACTGGCAACAAGCAGAGTTCGACCTCGTTGCACAACACGGGGGAGTGTGGACGATGGATGACGCCCTCAACCTCGTGGGCTACGACCTCCACGACGCGGCGAAAGTCCTTCAGCATCATGGGGTGGACCTTGAGGTCGACAAGATCGTCAACTTCCTCATCACCACCGTGTCCACTCGCATCTCCCGGCATGTCCCCTGGCGCGACCACGCGGCCGAGACTCTCGCCTGGGTTCGTCACCAGCGCATCCCGTGCGCACTGGTCACCATGTCCCACACACCAATTGCCCAAACCTTTGTTGACTCCGCGCCACACGGAACATTTGACGCCGTGATCACGGGGGACATGGTTCCTCAAGGCAAACCGCACCCAGACCCCTACGTCATGGCAGCTCGCACCCTGGGAGTCGACGTCACTGAGTGCATCGCGATTGAAGATTCCCCGACGGGAATCACCTCAGCAATGGCCGCTGGAGCACGCACCATCGCCATTCAAGCGATCATCCCCGTCCAACCGCGCCCCCACCTGTCGCGCATCCAAGAACTTGACCAACTCACACCATCAGTTCTCGACGTTGTCATGCACGGCGCAACCATCGACTTCTTCACTCCTGGATAATTCACCAGGCACCCCCAACCACACCTGGCTGGCGCGCTCGCGATCCACGGGGCCGACCGAGCCGCCAAATGCTGGACACACCTGCTGAAATGAACACCACCCGCACAATTTTGAGCGGCGGGGGACAAACCCATCTGTGTCAATTGCGCGTTCAATACCATCCCATACCCGCGCGATGGAGGCCTCGACCCATGACACATCACCATTGGTTGGCGCCGACTCCATGATTTTGCCGTCCCCGAGATACACCAACCGCAACATCGCCGGTAGGCGCCCTTTCACGCGCGCCACCAACAACGCATAAAACCGCATCTGAAATGCGGCGTTTCCACTGTACTGCGGTGCTGGGGCTCGACCAGATTTATAGTCAACCAACCGGATCGCCCCATCAGGGGCCACATCGACACGGTCCACGACGCCAGTGACTGAACGCCTACCCACGTACGATGACAACGTCACCTCTCGGGCAGCAGGATGGAGCATTTGAGGGTTTTCTAACTCGAAATACCGGGCGACCAATGCTCGCGCATCTGTCACAACCCCTTCTATGGTGGCTACATCGAACTCTGCTTTCACCGCTGGACGTGACTCCACTAACTCCTGGACAACCCCATCAACAAGTGACGTGGCAAACCCCACGTCCCGTTCGTCCGGGGCCACATCAAACAACCGTTCCAACACCGAGTGCACCACCGTGCCCCGCACCGCAGCAACACTCTCGCGTTCCGGCAACCGATCAATTGTGCGCAACCGAAACAACAATGGACACTGCCGAAAATCCAACGCACGGGACGGTGACAACGCCCGCCCACCACTCAACACGCCACTGACATCTAACATGCCCCCAGCCTAACGGCCTACCCTAAACACTGTGAGCACACCCCGCACCTACCGTATGGCTACTTTTGGTCACACTGACCTCATCATCCACCCCAATGCGGCGATCACCATCACAATCATCGCCGCCATGTACTACCCCTTCTTCGCCACCAGAACCCCCACTGCTGCAGCGCTTGTGCTCAGCGCTGCCCTCGCTCTCGCGCTGGCTGGGTCCGTTCTTGCGCACGAAGTCGCCCATGTCGTGACCGCGCGTCTTTTCGGGATCACCACTTCCCGCATCGAACTGACTATTCTTGGCGGGCACGCCCACTTCACCACCCCATTTGTGCGCCCTGGACCACATATCCTCACCTCACTTGCTGGCCCTGCCATGAATCTTTTGCTTGCTGCGCTAGTGACTGCTTTGACCTGGAGTACCAACCCTGCAACACCTCTGTATGCGCTTGGTGACACGGTGGCTTACCTCAACGTGCTTCTCGGGTTGTTCAACATGCTTCCCGCCTATCCACTTGATGGCGGTCATACACTGACTGGTCTGGTGTGGGCGGTGACGAAGACTCGTTCTACTGCTACCCGCTTGACGGCCTACACGACAACTGTGCTTGCTGTGATTGTGTTCCTCATCATGGTGGGGATGGTTGTTATTTTCCCGTCAGCTGGAACAGTCATCCTTGTTGTGTGGGCCGCAGTTGTCGCACCGTTGTTGCTGGTTGGTGCCCGTAATGGGATGCGTAATGCGCGTCGTCTTGAGGCTTTGGAGCGTCTCTCACTTCAGCAGGTCGCCCGCCCCGTGGTTGTGTTACCCAGGCAAGCGACGACTAGCGATGCGGTGGCTGCGTCCCACCAACACCCCACCGCCATACTTGTTCACGACGGTGAGCCGGTGACGTGGACAGATCGGGCCACGCTTCTGCGTGTCCCTGGTGAGGTAGTGTCCTCAACACCACTGTCCATGGTGATGGTTCCGCTGACGCCAGGTTCGGTGATCGCTGGTACCGCTGACATGGTGGTGGTCGCGTCGTTGTTGTGGGGCGGTGATCAGCAGCGGCCTGTTCTTATGATGCGCACTGATGGTGTGTTGGTGTCCGCGGTCTTGGGAGCCGACCTCCTCGCCGCTGTGAGCACCGGACCACGTAGACTGTCCACTGACATTGATGAGGGCTAAGGCAAGGACAACACGGACACTTTATGACTCACCCTACGGGCGCTGACCGGCGCAGAGGACCATTTCGCCCCGGAGATCGTGTGCAACTCACCGACTATAAAGGGCGGCTTCACACCATCACGTTGACTCCTGGCTCCCAGTTTCACACGCATCGGGGATACTTCAACCACAATGACATTATTGGTTTGCCTGACGGTAGTGTCTTTGAAACGACCTCTGGGGTTCAATACCAACTGATGCGGCCGTTGTTGTCTGACCATGTGTTGTCGATGCCTCGCGGTGCCGCAGTGGTTTACCCGAAAGACGCTGCCCAGATCGTTGGTATGGCCGATATTTTCCCCGGAGCCCGCGTTGTTGAGGCCGGTGTGGGTTCTGGTGCGTTGACAATGTCGCTCCTGCGCGCGGTCGGTGATGGTGGACAGGTGCATTCGATTGAGCGCCGTGACGATTTCGCAGCGATCGCCCGCGACAATGTGGAGGTTTTTTTCGGAGGACCACACCCTGCGTGGACGCTGTCCGTTGGGGATCTTGCCGATGTGCTTCCTCAGTACTGGGAGCCAGGTTCTGTTGACCGGGTAGTCCTTGACATGTTGGCACCGTGGGAAAACATTGACGCTGTGGCTACCGCACTGGTGCCAGGTGGTGTACTGATTTGCTATGTGGCGACGGTGACTCAGCTGTCGCGTGTCGCTGAGGACTTGCGCGATGATGGCCGCTTTACTGAACCCGAGGCGTGGGAGTCGATGGTGCGCCAGTGGCATCTTGAAGGCTTAGCCGTACGCCCGCAACACCGCATGGTGGGACACACCGGTTTCCTCATCACCGCCCGGCGGTTGGCGCAGGGAACTACGCCACTACTGCGTAAGCGTCGGCCGGCGAAAGGTGCCTACGACGGCACTGAGAACTGGGACGCTGCCGAACTCGACGAGCGTGAACCGTCTGCCAAGAAACTCCGACGAGTGCAACGCGACCTGCACGAGAACAAAAACCTCCTTGCGTCATCGAAGGAATCGCAGACACCTCCAGCACCACCGGCCCAGAACAGCTAGGTTAGAAGACACAATGTTCCTCCAGGTGAGGTGAGTGGCAACCAACAGGGGAGTGAGAGAACCATGACCGAAACCCACAATGACCCTGAAGAACTCGCGCGGCGAGTCGCCTCGTTGTCAGCGCAAAATGAGCGACTCGCGCAAATCCTTGTCGAAGCGCGCAGTAAAATCGTGGGGCTCCAGCAACAAATCGATGATCTCGCTCAACCCCCCAGCACCTACGCCACGTTTATTCGCTCATACTCCGACGGCACCGCTGACGTGATGGTGCAAGGACGGAAAATGCGGCTCACCTCACTGCCCGCCGCCATGGTGTCCACAGCCCGCCCAGGGCAACAAGTACGCCTCAACGAAGCAATGGCAATCGTTGAAACAATGACCTATGACCACACAGGGGAGTTAGTCACCGTCAAAGAACTGATCGGAACACACCGCGCCATGGTTGTCGGACGCGGTGACGATGAACGTGTCGTCAACTTGGCGGGGTCTCTGATCGGACGTGACGGTCCCACGATCCGAACCGGAGATAGCGTCCTGGTCGACCTGAAGGCCGGTTACGCTCTCGAAAAGATCGACAAGTCCGAAGTGGAAGAACTCGTCCTTGAAGAAGTCCCACGTGTGGCCTACGAAGATATCGGAGGTCTTTCCCGGCAAATCGACACGATTAAAGACGCCGTTGAACTTCCCTTCCTCCACCCAGACCTTTACCGTGAACACGGCCTGAAAGCCCCCAAAGGAATCCTCCTCTACGGGCCACCAGGATGCGGAAAAACACTCATCGCCAAAGCCGTCGCCCACTCACTAGCCCAAACAGTTGGACAAGGAAACAACACCCCTACTGACGACACACGCGGCTACTTCCTCAACATCAAAGGTCCAGAACTCCTCAACAAATACGTCGGAGAAACCGAACGCCAAATCCGGCTGATCTTCACCCGCGCCCGCGACAAAGCAGCCCAAGGACACCCCGTTGTTGTGTTCTTCGACGAAATGGAATCACTGTTCCGCACGCGCGGAACCGGCCTATCCTCTGACGTAGAAACAACGATCGTCCCTCAACTCTTGGCAGAAATCGATGGTGTCGAACGACTCGACAACGTCATCGTCATCGGTGCATCAAACCGTGAAGACATGATTGACCCCGCGATCCTGCGCCCTGGCCGACTCGACGTAAAAATAAAAATTGAAAGACCAGACGCGGAAGCTGCTCTCGACATCTTCTCCAAATACCTCACCCCCGACCTCCCCATCCACCCCGTGGATCTGGCAGAACACGGTGGGAACGCACAAGACGCTGTCACCGCCATGGGGCAACGCGTCGTCGAACACATGTACGCGACCACACCGGACAACCAATTTCTCGAAGTCACCTACGCATCAGGCGACAAAGAAACCCTGTACTTCAAAGACTTCAGCTCCGGTGCAATGATCCAAAACATCGTTGACCGCGCCAAAAAAGCCGCAATCAAAGGGTACCTGTCACACGGAACACGAGGACTACAGGTCGAACACCTCCTCGCCGCCTGCGACGACGAATTCCAAGAAAACGAAGACCTCCCCAACACCACCAACCCAGACGACTGGGCGCGGATCTCCGGGAAAAAAGGAGAACGCATCGTCTTTATCCGCACCATTGTGCAACGCAAAGGCGAAGGGAAAAACCCCACCCCAGCAAAAGCAATCGAGACCCCACACAACACAGGCCCCTACTTGTAAACACCAACGACCCACCCACACCACAACGAGGCGACACACGTGACAGTACGCAGAATCATGGGCATCGAAACCGAATACGGAATCACCCAACAAGGCAACCCGCGAGCCAACCCCATGCTCATGTCCTCACAAATCGTCACAGCCTACCGCGCCGTATCAACCCAAGCACGCCAGCACGCCCGCTGGGACTACATCGATGAAGACCCCCTCGCCGACGCACGCGGATTCCGCCTCCAACGCGCCTCAGCACACCCCTCACTCCTCACCGACGACCCCACAACCCCCGCCCCCTCCGGCGACGACCACGGGGTCCACGCCCAACCCTTAGCCCGCCCCACCACCGAAACCTACGACGACCCCTCCGCCGCAAACGCCATCCTCACCAACGGGGCACGACTCTACGTCGACCACGCACACCCCGAATACTCCTCACCAGAAGTCAGCAACCCACGCGACGCTGTTATCTGGGACGCCGCCGGAGAACACATCATGAGGTCCGCCGCACACCACCTCCACCAATCCATGGGAATCGACCTCCAACTGTACAAAAACAACACAGACGGCAAAGGCGCAAGCTACGGCACCCACGAAAACTACCTCGTCAAACGAGAAGTACCATTTACCGACCTCGCAACCTTCCTCACCTCACACTTCGTCACCCGACAGATCTACACCGGCCAAGGACGAGTCGGACTGGGAACCACAGGACAACAACCAGGATTCCAAATCTCCCAACGAGCCGACTTCATAGAAGCAGAAATCGGCCTGGAAACAACACTGCGCCGCCCCATCATCAACACCCGAGACGAACCACACGCAGACCGCTCACGGTGGCGCCGCCTCCACGTCATCATCGGAGACGCCAACGTCATGCACCACCCCACCTGGCTCAAACTCGGAACAACATCACTCATCCTGTGGGTCCTCGAACACCTCGACAACCACCAAGACCTCCACAACGAACTCGCAGCCCTCACCCTGGCCAACCCCGTCGACACCGTCCACCAAGTATCACGAGACCTCACCTGCACAACCCCACTCACCCTCACCAACGGCAACCAACTCACCGCAATCGAGATACAACGCCGCTACCTCAACATCGTCACCACTGCCCTCACCCGCCACACCAATGACATCGACACCGACACAGCAGAAATCCTCACCGCCTGGGACCACACACTCACCCAACTAACACACGACCCACTCACCTGCCAACGAACCATCGAATGGGTCGCCAAATACCGCCTCCTCAACGCCATGCGCGAACGACACAACCTCACCTGGGACCACCCCAAACTCGCCATGATGGACATCCAATGGTCAGACGTCCGACCCGAACGCGGACTGTGCCGAACCCTCCAACGCAAAGGACACATCGACACACTCGTCACCGACGACGACATCACCCACGCAATCGGACACCCACCCACCGACACCAGAGCCTACTTCCGCGGCGAAGTCATGGACCGCTACCCCCACGTCGTTACCGGAGCAAGCTGGGACTCAGTCATCTTCGACCTCCCCTCCTCACCCACCCTGCACCGCATCCCCATGACCGACCCATGGCGCGGAACACAAACACACGTCGGAACACTATTCACCCAACACCCCGACCCCACAGAATTCGTCCACGCACTCATGGGAACACCACCCCCCAACACAACCGGGTGAAACACCAAGAACCACCCCACGCGACCAGACGAAACACCCCAACATACGATTAGATTGACTGCACGAACCACTCGCCCAAGGAGGCATCATGGCCGCTCGTGAATACCACCACTCCCACCACAACACCCCCGACGACGACGCGTCCGACACCCCCACACCCCCAACAACCAACACCACAGCACCATCCACCCAAGACGTCGACGACCTCCTCGACGACATCGACGACGTCCTCGAAATCAACGCAGAATCCTTCGTCCGCGGATTCGTGCAAAAGGGCGGACAATGACGATCACAGGAAGCCGAGGATTCCCCGACGGATACCTCGCACCAGGATCATCCTTCCTCGACTTCGCCGCACAACACGCACCAACAATCATGCCCGGCACACAACCGACCTTCGACACCATCCCACAAGACATCGCACCCCACGGAACAACAATCGTCGCCCTCGAATACCACAACGGAATCATCATCGCCGGCGACCGACGCGCCACCATGGGAACAACAATCGCCCACCGCGAAATCGAAAAAGTCTTCGCCGCCGACGAACACTCCGCAATCGCCATAGCAGGAACAGCCGGACTCGCCATCGAACTCGTCCGCCTCTTCCAACTAGAACTCGAACACTACGAAAAAATCGAAGGCACCCCACTCTCACTCGACGGCAAAGCCAACCGCCTCTCCACCATGCTCAGATCCCACCTCCACCTCGCCCTACAAGGGCTACCCATCGTCCCCATCTTCGCCGGATGGGACAGCACACGCCACCAAGGCAGACTCTTCGCCTACGACGTCACCGGCGGACGCTACGAAGAACCAAACTTCACCTGCGCAGGATCAGGCTCCGTCTTCGCACGCAGCGCACTGAAAAAACTCTGGAAACCACAACTCGACGCAACACGCGCCATCACCATCGCACTCGAAGCGCTCTGGGACGCAGCCGACGACGACACCGCCACCGCAGGCCCCGACATCATCAGACGCATCTGGCCAATCATCGCAGTCATCGACCACAAAGGATTCCGATACGTCTCCGAAGCAGACCTCGCCCACGCAAACGACACCATCGCACACCAGCGCTCGCAGGATCACCAACATGTGCGGGTCCTTGAACCTGGTCGTGATGGGCCAGGAAACCGCCTTCCTTCGCAAGGTTCCGCGACTATCATCCCTGAGAGTGACCAGTCATGAGCATGCCGTTTTATATTTCGCCTGAACAATTGATGGCTGATCGTGCCGACTATGCACGTAAAGGTATTGCCCGGGGTCGTGCTGTTATCGTGGCTACGTGCACTGAGGGAATCGTTTTTGCCACCGAAAATCACTCGCAGGCGTTGCACAAGATCTCAGAGATCTATGACCGCATCGGTTTTGCAGCGGTGGGGAAATACAACGAGTTCGAGGCGTTGCGTGTCGCGGGGATCAGGTACGCCGACTTGCGTGGTTATTCTTATGACCGCAGTGATGTCACAGCGCGTGCACTCGCCCACGCTTACGCGCAAACGTTAGGGACCGCGTTTACGACCGAATCAAAACCTATGGAGGTTGAGGTTGTGGTTGCTGAACTGGGGCATGACGCTTCGAGGGACGAGATTTACCATCTCAGCTATGACGGGTCGGTGGCGCAAGAGCATGGTTGCGTGGTCATTGGTGGAGATCAAGACACCATTGATGCTGTTTTTCGCTCCTCTTGGGAACCGACGATGTCGCTTGCTGACACACTGACAGCGATCACTCAAGCGCTGAGTCAGCCGCCCCAAAAAGACGCAGAACACACAATGGTGACACCGGCCCCCACGTATGAGGCTGCTCTGCTGGACCGTTCCCGCCCCCGGCGAACGTTTCGCCGGTTGACTGTCACCGATTTCGTCCCATCAACTCAAGGAACGCGCTCGTGACCCGCCGCATTTTTGGACTCGAAACTGAGTACGGTATCACTTACGCGCACCCGACAGACGATGTGACATTGTCTGCTGACGAGGTGGCCCGTCAACTCTTTAAAAAGGTTGTGGCGTGGGGACGGTCCTCGAATGTTTTTCTTCGTAATGGTTCTCGACTTTACTTGGATGTTGGTTCACATCCCGAGTACGCAACTGCTGAATGTGACTCAGTTGAGCAACTGATTGCCCATGATCGCGGCGGAGAACTGATTCTGGTTGATCTTATTGACGATGCGCAACGCCGCCTGGC
This window encodes:
- a CDS encoding HAD family hydrolase, with the protein product MRTPQAILWDMDGTLIDSEPYWQQAEFDLVAQHGGVWTMDDALNLVGYDLHDAAKVLQHHGVDLEVDKIVNFLITTVSTRISRHVPWRDHAAETLAWVRHQRIPCALVTMSHTPIAQTFVDSAPHGTFDAVITGDMVPQGKPHPDPYVMAARTLGVDVTECIAIEDSPTGITSAMAAGARTIAIQAIIPVQPRPHLSRIQELDQLTPSVLDVVMHGATIDFFTPG
- a CDS encoding RecB family exonuclease, yielding MLDVSGVLSGGRALSPSRALDFRQCPLLFRLRTIDRLPERESVAAVRGTVVHSVLERLFDVAPDERDVGFATSLVDGVVQELVESRPAVKAEFDVATIEGVVTDARALVARYFELENPQMLHPAAREVTLSSYVGRRSVTGVVDRVDVAPDGAIRLVDYKSGRAPAPQYSGNAAFQMRFYALLVARVKGRLPAMLRLVYLGDGKIMESAPTNGDVSWVEASIARVWDGIERAIDTDGFVPRRSKLCGWCSFQQVCPAFGGSVGPVDRERASQVWLGVPGELSRSEEVDGCAVHDNVEN
- a CDS encoding site-2 protease family protein, whose protein sequence is MSTPRTYRMATFGHTDLIIHPNAAITITIIAAMYYPFFATRTPTAAALVLSAALALALAGSVLAHEVAHVVTARLFGITTSRIELTILGGHAHFTTPFVRPGPHILTSLAGPAMNLLLAALVTALTWSTNPATPLYALGDTVAYLNVLLGLFNMLPAYPLDGGHTLTGLVWAVTKTRSTATRLTAYTTTVLAVIVFLIMVGMVVIFPSAGTVILVVWAAVVAPLLLVGARNGMRNARRLEALERLSLQQVARPVVVLPRQATTSDAVAASHQHPTAILVHDGEPVTWTDRATLLRVPGEVVSSTPLSMVMVPLTPGSVIAGTADMVVVASLLWGGDQQRPVLMMRTDGVLVSAVLGADLLAAVSTGPRRLSTDIDEG
- a CDS encoding tRNA (adenine-N1)-methyltransferase translates to MTHPTGADRRRGPFRPGDRVQLTDYKGRLHTITLTPGSQFHTHRGYFNHNDIIGLPDGSVFETTSGVQYQLMRPLLSDHVLSMPRGAAVVYPKDAAQIVGMADIFPGARVVEAGVGSGALTMSLLRAVGDGGQVHSIERRDDFAAIARDNVEVFFGGPHPAWTLSVGDLADVLPQYWEPGSVDRVVLDMLAPWENIDAVATALVPGGVLICYVATVTQLSRVAEDLRDDGRFTEPEAWESMVRQWHLEGLAVRPQHRMVGHTGFLITARRLAQGTTPLLRKRRPAKGAYDGTENWDAAELDEREPSAKKLRRVQRDLHENKNLLASSKESQTPPAPPAQNS
- the arc gene encoding proteasome ATPase, yielding MTETHNDPEELARRVASLSAQNERLAQILVEARSKIVGLQQQIDDLAQPPSTYATFIRSYSDGTADVMVQGRKMRLTSLPAAMVSTARPGQQVRLNEAMAIVETMTYDHTGELVTVKELIGTHRAMVVGRGDDERVVNLAGSLIGRDGPTIRTGDSVLVDLKAGYALEKIDKSEVEELVLEEVPRVAYEDIGGLSRQIDTIKDAVELPFLHPDLYREHGLKAPKGILLYGPPGCGKTLIAKAVAHSLAQTVGQGNNTPTDDTRGYFLNIKGPELLNKYVGETERQIRLIFTRARDKAAQGHPVVVFFDEMESLFRTRGTGLSSDVETTIVPQLLAEIDGVERLDNVIVIGASNREDMIDPAILRPGRLDVKIKIERPDAEAALDIFSKYLTPDLPIHPVDLAEHGGNAQDAVTAMGQRVVEHMYATTPDNQFLEVTYASGDKETLYFKDFSSGAMIQNIVDRAKKAAIKGYLSHGTRGLQVEHLLAACDDEFQENEDLPNTTNPDDWARISGKKGERIVFIRTIVQRKGEGKNPTPAKAIETPHNTGPYL
- the dop gene encoding depupylase/deamidase Dop, whose translation is MTVRRIMGIETEYGITQQGNPRANPMLMSSQIVTAYRAVSTQARQHARWDYIDEDPLADARGFRLQRASAHPSLLTDDPTTPAPSGDDHGVHAQPLARPTTETYDDPSAANAILTNGARLYVDHAHPEYSSPEVSNPRDAVIWDAAGEHIMRSAAHHLHQSMGIDLQLYKNNTDGKGASYGTHENYLVKREVPFTDLATFLTSHFVTRQIYTGQGRVGLGTTGQQPGFQISQRADFIEAEIGLETTLRRPIINTRDEPHADRSRWRRLHVIIGDANVMHHPTWLKLGTTSLILWVLEHLDNHQDLHNELAALTLANPVDTVHQVSRDLTCTTPLTLTNGNQLTAIEIQRRYLNIVTTALTRHTNDIDTDTAEILTAWDHTLTQLTHDPLTCQRTIEWVAKYRLLNAMRERHNLTWDHPKLAMMDIQWSDVRPERGLCRTLQRKGHIDTLVTDDDITHAIGHPPTDTRAYFRGEVMDRYPHVVTGASWDSVIFDLPSSPTLHRIPMTDPWRGTQTHVGTLFTQHPDPTEFVHALMGTPPPNTTG
- a CDS encoding ubiquitin-like protein Pup — translated: MAAREYHHSHHNTPDDDASDTPTPPTTNTTAPSTQDVDDLLDDIDDVLEINAESFVRGFVQKGGQ
- the prcB gene encoding proteasome subunit beta — translated: MTITGSRGFPDGYLAPGSSFLDFAAQHAPTIMPGTQPTFDTIPQDIAPHGTTIVALEYHNGIIIAGDRRATMGTTIAHREIEKVFAADEHSAIAIAGTAGLAIELVRLFQLELEHYEKIEGTPLSLDGKANRLSTMLRSHLHLALQGLPIVPIFAGWDSTRHQGRLFAYDVTGGRYEEPNFTCAGSGSVFARSALKKLWKPQLDATRAITIALEALWDAADDDTATAGPDIIRRIWPIIAVIDHKGFRYVSEADLAHANDTIAHQRSQDHQHVRVLEPGRDGPGNRLPSQGSATIIPESDQS
- the prcA gene encoding proteasome subunit alpha → MSMPFYISPEQLMADRADYARKGIARGRAVIVATCTEGIVFATENHSQALHKISEIYDRIGFAAVGKYNEFEALRVAGIRYADLRGYSYDRSDVTARALAHAYAQTLGTAFTTESKPMEVEVVVAELGHDASRDEIYHLSYDGSVAQEHGCVVIGGDQDTIDAVFRSSWEPTMSLADTLTAITQALSQPPQKDAEHTMVTPAPTYEAALLDRSRPRRTFRRLTVTDFVPSTQGTRS